One Euphorbia lathyris chromosome 1, ddEupLath1.1, whole genome shotgun sequence DNA segment encodes these proteins:
- the LOC136227069 gene encoding oleosin Cor a 13-like — MADQISTQTRGHQPPRSHQVVKAATAVTAGGSLLVLSGLILVGTVIGLTIATPLLVIFSPVLVPAVITVGLIITGFLASGGFGVAAISVLSWIYRYVTGKHPPGADSLDQARMKLAGKAREMKDRAEQFGQQVTGTQTS; from the exons ATGGCTGATCAGATTTCCACACAGACAAGGGGCCATCAGCCCCCCCGGTCTCACCAGGTTGTCAAAGCAGCAACCGCCGTCACTGCCGGTGGTTCCCTCCTTGTCCTTTCCGGTTTAATATTAGTTGGAACAGTCATTGGTCTGACCATAGCTACCCCATTGCTGGTCATTTTCAGCCCCGTACTTGTTCCAGCTGTAATCACAGTTGGTCTCATCATTACTGGATTCCTAGCCTCTGGCGGTTTCGGTGTTGCTGCAATTTCTGTTCTCTCCTGGATCTATAG GTATGTGACCGGAAAGCATCCACCAGGGGCAGATTCTCTGGACCAGGCAAGGATGAAGCTGGCAGGGAAGGCGAGAGAGATGAAGGATAGGGCAGAACAGTTTGGACAGCAGGTGACGGGTACACAGACCTCTTAG